CATTGCAGTGTTGGCCATTTGACGGTCCTGAGGAATCCACTTTGCACAAGTCCTGCAGTTGCTGCATCAGCAGGCATCTTAAGATGGTTACAGTGCAGCATGTGACTTCCCATTACGAGTTAACTTGCATCGAGTTCCCACTAAGTAGTTGAAAAGGCTCTTACCTTCAGTTTGGGATGGACAGTCTGACTGCAGGGGCGAAGCTGGCAGAGTCGTGTCTCCTTCTTCAGTTTACAGTCAGGGTTGTCATTGCTGACTCTGGTGGACATACCCATGCCACACGTTTTCGAACATTCAGACCATTGGGTTGTTTGGACAAGACACTTGTTTTTGGGGAATCTGCGTCCTTCAAACAGTGGTCTCCAAGCTGAGAAAGTAAATGAAAAAAAGACTTTAGACCCAGTAATGCAAAATATCACTTTTATAGCAGGGGAAAGCAGAGTCTCTTAAAATAGACAAGTTACATAGGAACTGAGTCGCATAAGGCTTCAATTTCAAGGAAACTATTCGAGAGGTATTTGCAGTCTTGTTTATTCAAATACCAATGTGACATATGCAGGCGCTATAATTGGACACTGGGTATCTGTGCCTCTATTACTGGCACAGCAGCTCCAGACAGGCCACTGATCTGAGTACATTGGTTAGCTCATTAAAGTAACTCACCAGCTAGTTTCTTCAGAGAGTGATGCTTTCTATGGATCAGATCATTGCTGCTGATGGCAGCTAGGTCAGTGAGGTCGTGGAAGGTCACTGCAGGGTATTTTGATGCCACCTTATCACAGACAAACTTCTCGCAGCATTGACCAGGGATTTTGATGAGCCGGGGGTTGGGGCAGCTCATCCCAGCCAGCGGCAGTTCCTGAGGACACAGTGGGATGCAGCCTACTGCCCCGTCTATGCAGGTGCACTGGTGTTTGCAGCTGGGCTGGAAGCTCTCACTGTTCTGGTAAATCCTCCCATTGTACTCACAGGTCCTGCCTTCAGATTTTGCTGTTAAGAGATAGGAAATACTGTCAGGATTGCTCAGGAGCAGGAAACGTTGGATTTATTTACTCTTTAAATTAGCTGGAAAGATAATTAAAGATAATTAAAATAGGGGGCAGTGAGTGAGCAGAGGGTGCAattcgggtggtggggggggggggggggggggggtgggcagccaATGGCTGCAGTAGAACTCCATTGTGATGTGATGTTACTCTGTGTTTTAGGAAGGCGAGGGACCGGGAAGCATTTCCAATTAATACAGCGAGCAGACACCACTgaacagttcaaacaccaagtaaaTAGCAAAAGCTCCAAAATCTGTCATTCACCCTGCTCTGCTACCATTCTGCCATGCTCTTAGTGTCTGTGGCATTCATTCACTGACTCCACCTCAGCGTTCCAGTGAATACACAGCAGGTGAGGCAGCCACAATTCCAACTGGGAACTGCTCGGCCTGGGCAAATcccactggcttcccctggagaTCAGGGTGAACTCAGCAGAAATGCCCCCTCCTGACGTATTTTCCTTTGTTAGTCCAAAGCCCATTCTGGGTTGAGAATGAGTGAAGGAGGGGGACAGACTGACTGAGGGGCAGAGTAaggggcagagtgaggggcagaCTGATTGAGGGGCAGATTGACTGAGGGGCAGTGTGGAGAGTAAGCCCAGGAGTCTAAACAACAAGTACATTTTTCAACCCCTGGAGGAGACAGTTCATCAAAAATAGATGAACTTGGTGAAAAATAAAGGACGAGAAGGACTGGGACACTGAGATCACCAAGCCAGCTGGGCAGTGCCCCCTCCCCTCTCCAGCCACCTGGTCAGCTGGGCAGTGCCCCCTCCCCTCTCCAGCCACCTGGTCAGCTGGGCAGTGCCCCCTCCCCTCTCCAGCCACCTGGTCAGCTGGGCAGTGCCCCCTCCCCTCTCCAGTCACCTGGTCAGCTGGGCAGTGCCCCCTCCCCTCTCCAGTCACCTGGTCAGCTGGGCAGTGCCCCCTCCCCTCTCCAGCCACCTGGTCAGCCGGGCACTGCCCCCTCCCCAGGGAGCCAGGCACTGGCCCCTGCGCGGCCAGCCCGAGTGATCAGCCAGGCAGGAGCAGAATGTGAGGCACATTTCAGGGGTTAACTGTGTCCCTGTCTGGGATTGAGCCGGTCAGTGAGACACTCACCTCTGCAGATGCCGCCACCTCCTGTCAGCCGAGCCCCCTGGTTACACTCCAAGCCCTTCAGCTGGTCACAGGGCTGCTCCAGACTGCAGTCATCATTCAGTTGTTGGGCGCAGACTCTGCAGCAGCCACAGCCGTCAAGGAGCACGCTGACCCCGGGAGGACAGCGGGGCGGAGCCGGGGGGCAGCTACACTCCAGTGGACAGTCAGCAGTCACCTaataaagaacaagaacaaagttcaggactgaggagggtctgggaAAGATACAAAAACCGAGTCTACACAATACAGGAGAGGGAGGTCCCGCTTAAAAAAATGAGACCTTTTAACATCTATCAAAAAGTTTTTGAACAAAGTTCCATTTTCAGCGCTGAAATTCCCCCCTCCCCTCGACAGACCGAAATAAAACAATGTAAAGGCAGAAAACAGCTGATTTCTCTCACCAGAGTtgaggagacagacagcagcagcGTGAAGTACAGAAACTCTCCCATCTCTGCTTACACAGAAAGGCAATTGTTTGTTACAGATACTGACTGAGGGGCTCGGGCCCTGGAGATACCCTGACTGCtgctgttcctctgtctctctctctctctctgtcactgtccctggcTCTGACtgtgtcagtatctctgtccccaAGTCTCTGTGTATCTCAGCTGTGTCTCAACTCctagcgctctctctctgtctgattctctgtctctgtctgatattctctctctctgtctgattctctctgtctctctctgtgtctgattctctttctgtctgatattctctctgtctctgattctctctctctttctctctctgtctgatattctctctctgtctgatatattctctctgtcgctctctgtcggattctctctgtctctctgtctctgattctctctctctttctctctgtctgatattctctctctgtctcatatattctctgtctgattctctctgtctctctctctgtctctgattctctctctctttctctctctgtcggattctctctctgtctgattctctctgtctctctctctctgtcggattctctctgattctctctgtctctctctctgattctctctgtctctctctctctgtcggattctctctgattctctctgtctctctctctgattctctctgtctgattttctctctctctctctctctctctctgtcggattccctctctctgtctgattcTCTTTCTCCTCTGCGCTAATTATACAGTGCTCGCCCTGCAGCCTCATCCCTCCCATTGGCTCGCTCGCTGGCTGCTCGTCCAATGAGGGACGATACTCTCAGTCCAGACATTCCATTCCGGAGCTCAGTGCGCGTGCGCGGAGCCGCGAACCGCTGATGAATGAACCCATTCATAAAAGGAGCGAGGAGAGGGGGCGGGACAGGGCGGCTCCGGACTGAGCCCCACTCGGAGCAGACATTGCCTGCTCTTAGCCGCTGTGTGCTGTCTTTGTACAGGGGCTGAGAGTGTGTCCCTGCAGCACACCTCGGgcatgagtaataaatgctgttctggccagtgacactcacatcctgagAACACATTaaagtgacagaggtggaggtaacaaCCATAAAATACTGAAAAGAACAGAAATGTCTGCTCTACAGGATATACCCCCCAAAACCTGCTTGAGGTGAACTGGTTGAACTGGAGGTCA
This genomic window from Heterodontus francisci isolate sHetFra1 chromosome 43, sHetFra1.hap1, whole genome shotgun sequence contains:
- the LOC137355579 gene encoding CCN family member 1-like — its product is MGEFLYFTLLLSVSSTLVTADCPLECSCPPAPPRCPPGVSVLLDGCGCCRVCAQQLNDDCSLEQPCDQLKGLECNQGARLTGGGGICRAKSEGRTCEYNGRIYQNSESFQPSCKHQCTCIDGAVGCIPLCPQELPLAGMSCPNPRLIKIPGQCCEKFVCDKVASKYPAVTFHDLTDLAAISSNDLIHRKHHSLKKLAAWRPLFEGRRFPKNKCLVQTTQWSECSKTCGMGMSTRVSNDNPDCKLKKETRLCQLRPCSQTVHPKLKRGKKCTRTQKAKEPIRFTYAGCKSVKKYQPNSCGVCIDQCCCLPRKTRTIRVQFHCEDGETFNKNMMMIQSCKCTYNCPYMNEVVQPYFRLYNDIHKFLE